DNA from Drosophila gunungcola strain Sukarami chromosome 3L unlocalized genomic scaffold, Dgunungcola_SK_2 000014F, whole genome shotgun sequence:
AAACTTCTCCTTAAAACTGTTCGTTATTTACTGTTCATTTTATTCactagaaatatatttatatgcgGTCTTTAGTTCGCTTAAATATTCCTAACCACGCCCTGAGTTATCCAGGCCAAATATCTAAACAACTTTATATTTTGAGTACATGTCTAGACTTTCCCAACTTAATTATAACATTGCATTGAGGAAGATTATAAAAGCCCTTAGCTTCCTACAGGAAATCCATTGCatacagaaacagaaaccaaTTTGGACTCAAGCGATGGATATATCAGACTACCGTATTTACCCAAGGATCCAAAAAGGTGACTGGTATGCTGCCAAGAAATAAACATCGGTTGACTTAACGTAACGTATTTATTGCGGTATGTGAACAAGGTCTGGAGTCGATCTCTAGGCCGCCTTGGGGTTCCTCACTTGGCCGGCGAAGAGCAGCAGGCCGGTGGCCTTCTCCACGACCATGTACTGGAAGGGACGGTTCATTTGGAACTTGGGCGGCGTGGCCTTGTTGACCAGCGAGGCCTCCGTGACCGCACCCGCCGAGGTGCCCTGCTCGTCCACGATGATCTTGGTGGAGTGGATCACCAGCTTGGCGAACAGTCCCGACGACATGCGGTTCAGGTTGGCTGTACTCTCATTGAACAGATTCCGAACGCCCATCTGGTGTGGGAAAGCGGTTTTGTAAGAACTGGCCAATGGATCTTAGGATGAGGGTTTACCCACCTGGATTAGGATTCCCTTGAGTGCAAAGTCCGTGGATGTAATGAACTTGGGCATCATGACCTCCACCTCGTTGTCCTCGGGGGCCCTCCTCCTGAAAGCCTCCAGTCGCTGGAGGATGGGTCGCAGTCCGATGGTCTTCAGATTGTTGGCCACGTCGTTTAGCTTGAAGCCCCGCTTgggcagcaccaccagcattGAGAGGCGGTTCTGTTTGCCGTAGGGCAGCTCCAGGACGTAGCCATCCAGACCCTCTATGTTGGAGGCGTAGGCGAAGTCCGCTTCCTGCACCATCATGGGTATCTGGCCGATGACATCGCCGTTCTCGTTGTAGAAGGGCTCATATCTCGTCAGGGTTTTGTTGAAGGGCAACTGGAATCGAAGAGGATGTAGCAAGGGACATGTGGGACAGAGCATCTGAAAACCTAACCTTCCACTGGCCCTTGAAGAACAGCGAGGAGAGCAGGAACATCTTGGCCCCGTATATGTCCTGTGGCAGAATGGTGTACGGAATCAGGCCTCGGGTGGTGCGATTCGTGGCCTCGTTGATCTGCACCACCGTGTCCGGGCTGTTGAAGTCCACTTCCACGGGCTCCACATTGTAGTTCTGGATGGCATTCCGGTAGTTGTTCTTAATGGGGTAGTCCTTGCCGGTGTAAATGGCTTGAAGGGTGGCCACCTCGATGGTGGGCGTGGTAGTGCTTTAAAAGCAAATCAATCAGTACATTTTATGTGTAATAATCGTCATTTCCACTTACTTGAGGAACGAGCTCCACACCTTGTAGGCTCCACGCAGCTTCTCGTCCTCGACATTGATCCGCAGGACGCTGCGCAGCTGGTTGTAGGTCTCTCCCTCGGACCCTTCGTACAGGAGCACCAGCAGGGACCAAATGGAGAAGGGCGATATCATGAAGTCCCTGTTGGCCTGCTCCACCTCGACGGATATGCGCTGGAGGAGATCGAGGGCAAAGTCCTGCACGCCCTGCGAAATGCTGACGAGGACATCGTTGCCGAAGTCGCTCCGCATGGACGGGATGAAGCTGCCTCCGCGCTCAAAGGCCTCGGGTGCCGTCAAGGGGGTGAGGGGAATGCCCACCGACAGTTGGGGCGGAGCTCTGTTGCTTTGAGGATTCGCGGAGCACAGGAAGATCGCCCCAAAGAGCAATGGGAGCCACACCATCATAAGATCTGCAATTTGTTGCATAGTTTAATATCTGGCTTGTGGGCTAACTTAACTCTAAAACaagatattaattaaaaaatattccccaATCAATTGCCAAAGCACATCCTTCTTGGATCCCCAAGCCAATGGAATACTCGCTAACTTGGTCCTGACTAATTGCTCCTTGCAGCACTTTCATACTCCAAGGACAACTGATCTTAAAGTGAATTTTAAGCGTATAAGTTTGTATCATTAGTCCCGGACCTAAAAATGTTAtcggcttaaaaatattattacaaaaaaaatgatttaaagttttaagagTAGTTTTAAAGGCCATTTATATGTATACTACCACAATGCATTTGAACTGAAATGTATGAGAAAGAACTTTTGTACTTAAACATCCGACCTTTGACCTCTCAATTATTTTCAGCAAATGCCTAATTAATTTGCCTCCAAATTCtggctttttaaattaaatcttaatatTACAAACCATTCGTAACATAATTGCTTATTCTAGTAACAGTAagttatagaaaaaaatacataaacatccaatttttttctactcaataaaaaaaaaaaaaaaaaaaaaaaaaaaaatctgttaCTATACATTATGATAAAACtcacttttttaattattacacTTAAATTTGCCTCTCTGGCAATACAAACATATTTCCGGGTTAATGAAATCTAATAAAATCCTAAAAACACTCCTCTGAATTTATATAGTATAATCCCCCATGCGTAAACAATGACTATTTTCCAACTGATAGCGCTGATCCGTTGACGACCTTAAACATACAAACGTATATATGGTTTCAGTGTACACACGAGTACTTTTGAAATGTTCAATAAGCATATTGATTTCAGTATGGAATATCccataattaaatgtttattgattttaccTGGTATTCTGATCATTTTGTGGCTAGAAGGGAAAGTTAGTTTAAGCCTCGGTTATCAGACTTGTGCGAATGGAGTCACAGTTAAGCTTAATCATGTGGTTGTGCATCAAATATtgccgttttttttattttttattgacgtttctttttttttggggtttttcgATGTCGGTGTTTCTGTGTGACTCTCTGACGAAGCGACGTTTATATAGACACGGTTATTGGTTTGAATGATATTCGAAAAACCGGAATGCACTGGGAATTCCACAGATATACAAATACTCCGTCAGCGGCAAGGTattcatatatgtatgtatgcgcTCGCGTATTGGTTTTGCGTTTATataattctatttatttattattttcatttctggAATCGGCCACTGGTGAAATTGCGAAGAACTCGATGGTTGCTCCAGTACCACTCGCCACAAAAAATGTGAACCTAACGCACGGACACTGGCTGATTGACTGAGAGGCAGCTCCATCGACCCTCCAGAGCACTGATATGGTCATagtcatcgccatcgccatcgccatctccCCTCACCTCATCTCATCTCGTCGTCATCGCTTCCGAAAGTCCGACTCTAAATCAGAGACCccgattcggattcggacTCGGACTCCGATTCGGATTTAGACTGGGGGATCCAGAGAGCCAGAGCGAGAGCACTACTCCGAAATTGATGTGGCCACAACAGGCCTTTGTCTGCTGCTCTTGACAATGACGTTCGCGAAAGCAGCTCAGTTCGCACGATCAGGTGGAAATACTACTGTACTACTATACTACTATACTACTGTGCAGCTGATCCGTTCGGCAGATCGAAATGGAAACTGGTTGATATCTCAGGGGAAGACCAgattaacaacaacaatgttCCTAATCTTAAAGGTAGTGGCAGTTCAACCTAGTTTTACTAGGTTGAAAGACAAAGTGATCTGAAATTAAGAGATATTTTAAACTATCAAGGGCCTTTTGAAAATCTTTTACAGACTTAAATAGTCGGAAGTATCTATTGGATGTTAACTTAACCCCTCTAGGTTCTTAACCCCCAGTTTTAGCTATCAGTTAAATctgtttataaaaacattccattaaaaaaatgtttactaatCAAGGCACTGGCTGCTTTGGTttgtaatataatatattttacctGATTGGAAGATTTAttatgtataatatataaaaataagagatatttttaaattttatttgtatgatTAAGTCGAAAGTATCTGGGTGGTTCTATGAAATAACTCGAGGTGATGCACCCACATTTTTAGCAATCAGTTAAATCtgttaataaattgatttcaataaaaatataactaataCTATAGAAAGTTACTGCTTTGATtggcattaattaaattgtgaaTTTGAAAAACTAACCCATAATTGCACCTTACACCTTTGTCAGTACCATAGAGTGCAACCTGAAATATCTTACTATCATATCGAAAGTTGGGTAGAAGTGTATTTATAACAATGAAGAGAAAGACAATGGATGTGGCTGGATTGGTTGTGCGTATATTGACAAAAATCGTTGGATACGAAGACAGGATGACAGGATTGATCCAAGCATGTAACtttattaaagtattttaattggaaataTCTAAGGTAATGCTTGCATAGAAACATTACTTAGATCCTTGCATTGgtattaattaaatgtgttGTGAGTTTTAGTTGTGTATTGTGTTTCCTGAAGATATTCATTCaataaattgatattttgtttCGGTCTTAGCGCCCGAGCGAGTAATCTTCGCTGCTCCGtcgtaattttatttattggattATAACTTTTTCGTACATGTTTATAGGAAGTTGATctactaaacattttttaaaattttgcgaGATGGAATTTCCTATAAATGTGACCCTcaagtatttatttgaattccGTTTcctattttgaatatttataggGATAATCGTTTATGTTTATATggacatatattttatttataggtTGTGTATATGCGTACAATCTAAAACTGcatgttttaattttctctgtgcagTAAATcgaattataatttgtttgaaattgATGTTCGCTCACTACCagggaaattttaattaatctcGAAGTAATCTAACACAGTACACACATAGAATgaaatatatcaatatattaTAGTAGTATGGATACGGATTTCTATAGGGTATTTTACGCATCCATATAAAACAGCAGCTAACTTAATGATTGGCTACTTACACAAATAACAAGAATAACGCAAAAACAGGCAAACATAACACCTCTAATCACTCCATATTGGAAATAATAAGATTTAATAGAATAGCACTTAGTAACGCAAGATGACCGTGGCTTCTGCTGATTTTTCATTCGTTGCATAAGCGTTAATTTAACCTCTAGAATACGGGTATGTGGACTATTCAGTAAGTTCAATTCACGCGGTTAAGCAGGCTGTCTTTTGGGTGCTTTCAGGTTTAGCAATGCAACacgtttaattaattttcttttagttatatatatgtagGTAGGTTAATATCCGAACCGAATAAAGCATTTAATAAATGTGTACGCGACTTCATCAGAAAGTgtaattgattattttatcGCAGATCGGGATCCTCATCCGCAGCCTTTTTGATACGCAGTAAGATGGTGGTGTACCACTGATCCAACCGGGAGATGCTGTCGTAATCCTTGACGGCCTCTGTGAATCCCTCGATGTTCTGTTCCTCGAGGTGCTCGCACAACACctgtaacaaaataaaaactattagtAATTGGGAATAATTTTAGCTATagttataatataatatattcagAAGATGAACCTGTTTTCACAGACTTAAATACTAAATGTTGCAGAGTCAAATCGCTAATAAAATAAGATgtattaataaacataaattcatCATATTGTAAAGTTGATTTCCAGTTTGAATTAGGTACTAAAACCTTAagataaagtttaaaatataataaaaaacccTAAAGCGATTAATAACCCACCTTAATGAGCTTGAACTCTCGTGAGTCCTGGAATGCTGGGTACTGCTGCGCATACTTCTCGATGGCATGCTGCGCGTTCAGGAGGTCCACGCTCAAATGGCAGAGGGCGGCCCTGAAGAAGTACTCCTTGGCACTGTACTTGAGCAGAGAGCTC
Protein-coding regions in this window:
- the LOC128260003 gene encoding serine protease inhibitor 77Ba-like isoform X1; protein product: MQQIADLMMVWLPLLFGAIFLCSANPQSNRAPPQLSVGIPLTPLTAPEAFERGGSFIPSMRSDFGNDVLVSISQGVQDFALDLLQRISVEVEQANRDFMISPFSIWSLLVLLYEGSEGETYNQLRSVLRINVEDEKLRGAYKVWSSFLNTTTPTIEVATLQAIYTGKDYPIKNNYRNAIQNYNVEPVEVDFNSPDTVVQINEATNRTTRGLIPYTILPQDIYGAKMFLLSSLFFKGQWKLPFNKTLTRYEPFYNENGDVIGQIPMMVQEADFAYASNIEGLDGYVLELPYGKQNRLSMLVVLPKRGFKLNDVANNLKTIGLRPILQRLEAFRRRAPEDNEVEVMMPKFITSTDFALKGILIQMGVRNLFNESTANLNRMSSGLFAKLVIHSTKIIVDEQGTSAGAVTEASLVNKATPPKFQMNRPFQYMVVEKATGLLLFAGQVRNPKAA
- the LOC128260003 gene encoding serine protease inhibitor 77Ba-like isoform X2, producing MIRIPDLMMVWLPLLFGAIFLCSANPQSNRAPPQLSVGIPLTPLTAPEAFERGGSFIPSMRSDFGNDVLVSISQGVQDFALDLLQRISVEVEQANRDFMISPFSIWSLLVLLYEGSEGETYNQLRSVLRINVEDEKLRGAYKVWSSFLNTTTPTIEVATLQAIYTGKDYPIKNNYRNAIQNYNVEPVEVDFNSPDTVVQINEATNRTTRGLIPYTILPQDIYGAKMFLLSSLFFKGQWKLPFNKTLTRYEPFYNENGDVIGQIPMMVQEADFAYASNIEGLDGYVLELPYGKQNRLSMLVVLPKRGFKLNDVANNLKTIGLRPILQRLEAFRRRAPEDNEVEVMMPKFITSTDFALKGILIQMGVRNLFNESTANLNRMSSGLFAKLVIHSTKIIVDEQGTSAGAVTEASLVNKATPPKFQMNRPFQYMVVEKATGLLLFAGQVRNPKAA